A DNA window from Daucus carota subsp. sativus chromosome 3, DH1 v3.0, whole genome shotgun sequence contains the following coding sequences:
- the LOC108210623 gene encoding PH, RCC1 and FYVE domains-containing protein 1, with amino-acid sequence MGEESLALNPSERTIEQAIVTLKKGAQLLKCGRRGKPKFCPFRLSSDEKLLIWYSGQEERQLRLASVTNVIRGQKNKPLPSERECQSISLLIANREHSLDLICKDKTQADSWFIGLRALISRSTHLRLFRTSESGRSAQSCVNSPAGYMRRKQNLGLSEDTTTRISKVRSLAGSPPQSCSESEKCFPDGLSCSSNSFYSESSLSSMQNIMNSLTPNSPYIAPDDLNKRGKKSASAETQISMLDRFMTPANESSNDILRDIFFWGEGLESGTLRGVVDKIDCISNMTVDALLPQLLESTTMLDVQKVSVGGKHAALVTKQGEVFCWGDGSGGKLGHKVNMDISCPKVVESLAGIHVTSVVCGEYQTCAVTHSGDLYAWGDNFHGTDISVSNRIRNNWFPRRLSGILDGLIISKVSCGHWHTAILSTSGQLFTYGDGTFGVLGHGSTQSISEPKEVESLKGLRVKSVSCGSWHTAAIVDIMVHHLKSDDPAGKLFTWGDADKGRLGHPDQEMKLVPTCVAQLVDHDFIQVSCGRILTVGLTNVGTVYTMGSSVHGQLGNPQAADKSVTIVQGKLKHEFVREISSGSFHIAALTSRGKVYTWGKGANGQLGLGGTEDKSSPALVEALRDRQVESIACGSSSTSVICLHKSISSTDQLACRGCNLVFGLTRKKHNCYNCGLLLCRACSSKKSLHASLASDKSRPSRVCDQCFNRLQRTANPNKLGAISPRPELIKQKGFITERSNTEDVIAPSKTFHSNNSQCGDLNTIKDEKEVENPRDANSPLSGGLPRCGQVLSPIYFGRKYSECSLNPATEDLLTCNFATAERGSKSNYVHAKEVEDLKAQVEVLQKLCHTRQRKIEECQGKIEETWSIAKEEAAKSKAAKEVIIALTSRLHMMSEKLCAGREPKDQSCANMSQIIPTCAETPTVKEVHPMFVVTNVNPAIRRLEERTVDSSCNSPLLFSSKIRALSSRESNSSEGRSAEESCGMRINSKQNEIKPKVDWVEQYQPGVYITFTILPSGQKGLKRVRFSRRKFTDKEAATWWDKNHLEVYQSYGIEEYVGSNQD; translated from the exons ATGGGTGAAGAATCATTAGCACTAAATCCATCAGAAAGGACTATCGAACAG GCAATTGTGACTCTGAAGAAGGGTGCACAACTTTTGAAGTGTGGCCGAAGAGGAAAGCCAAAGTTCTGTCCTTTCAGGCTATCATCG GATGAGAAACTTTTGATTTGGTATTCTGGTCAAGAGGAACGTCAATTGAGATTAGCTTCAGTAACAAATGTTATTCGTGGGCAAAAGAAT AAGCCACTTCCATCAGAAAGAGAATGCCAGTCTATTTCACTACTGATAGCCAACCGTGAACACTCTCTTGATCTG ATTTGCAAAGACAAAACTCAAGCTGATTCTTGGTTTATTGGCCTAAGAGCTTTAATATCTAGGAGTACCCATCTTAGATTGTTTCGAACCTCTGAAAGTGGAAGATCAGCGCAAAGTTGTGTAAATAGTCCAGCTGGTTATATGAGAAGGAAGCAGAATCTTGGACTTTCAGAGGATACCACTACCAGAATATCAAAG GTCCGCAGTTTAGCAGGGAGTCCACCTCAGTCATGTTCAGAATCAGAGAAGTGTTTTCCTGATGGACTTTCTTGTTCTTCAAATAGCTTTTATTCGGAATCAAGTCTGTCCAGCATGCAAAATATAATGAATTCATTAACACCAAATTCTCCATATATTGCACCAGATGATCTCAACAAAAGAGGAAAAAAATCTGCAAGCGCAGAAACACAAATTAGTATGCTTGATCGGTTTATGACACCTGCTAATGAGTCATCAAATGATATATTAagagatatatttttttggggAGAAGGACTAGAATCAGGAACTTTGAGAGGTGTGGTTGACAAAATTGATTGCATCAGCAACATGACGGTGGATGCATTATTGCCTCAGTTATTAGAATCGACTACAATGCTTGATGTGCAAAAGGTATCTGTTGGAGGAAAGCATGCCGCTTTAGTAACTAAACAGGGGGAAGTCTTCTGCTGGGGCGATGGGAGTGGAGGGAAGCTTGGTCATAAGGTCAACATGGATATCTCCTGCCCAAAAGTTGTTGAATCGCTTGCTGGCATCCATGTAACCTCTGTAGTTTGTGGTGAATATCAAACTTGTGCAGTTACACATTCTGGTGATCTTTATGCATGGGGAGACAATTTTCATGGTACTGATATATCTGTTTCCAACAGGATAAGAAATAATTGGTTCCCTCGTAGGCTTTCTGGTATATTAGATGGCTTAATCATATCAAAAGTTTCATGTGGTCATTGGCATACAGCAATCTTGTCAACATCTGGGCAGCTATTCACCTATGGAGATGGGACTTTCGGTGTTCTTGGGCATGGGTCTACTCAGAGCATTTCTGAACCAAAAGAAGTTGAATCTCTGAAGGGGTTAAGAGTAAAATCTGTGTCATGTGGATCATGGCATACAGCTGCTATAGTGGATATTATGGTTCACCATCTCAAATCTGATGATCCTGCTGGTAAACTTTTTACTTGGGGTGATGCGGATAAAGGAAGGCTTGGACATCCTGATCAAGAGATGAAGCTTGTACCAACATGTGTTGCACAACTAGTTGATCATGATTTTATTCAAGTATCATGTGGAAGAATTTTAACTGTCGGTTTAACTAATGTTGGAACAGTTTATACAATGGGAAGTTCAGTGCATGGACAATTAGGAAATCCACAAGCAGCAGATAAATCAGTTACCATTGTTCAAGGAAAGCTTAAACATGAGTTTGTACGAGAAATCTCATCAGGTTCTTTTCATATTGCTGCCTTAACGTCAAGAGGAAAGGTGTATACATGGGGAAAAGGTGCCAATGGACAGTTAGGACTAGGTGGTACAGAAGATAAAAGCTCTCCTGCTCTAGTGGAGGCTTTAAGGGATAGGCAAGTAGAAAGTATTGCATGCGGATCAAGTTCTACATCTGTAATTTGTCTACACAAATCTATATCCAGTACTGACCAGTTAGCATGTAGAGGATGCAACCTGGTTTTTGGGTTAACAAGGAAAAAACATAACTGTTACAATTGTGGTCTTTTGCTTTGTCGTGCATGTAGTAGCAAGAAATCTCTACATGCCTCACTGGCATCTGATAAAAGCAGACCATCTAGAGTTTGTGATCAGTGTTTCAATCGCTTACAGAGGACAGCAAATCCAAATAAGCTTGGAGCAATCAGTCCACGGCCAGAATTAATCAAACAGAAGGGATTTATCACTGAAAGAAGTAACACTGAAGATGTGATTGCACCTTCAAAAACCTTTCATAGCAATAATAGCCAATGCGGAGATCTTAATACCATAAAagatgaaaaagaagttgagaaCCCTCGAGATGCCAATTCTCCATTGTCAGGTGGGTTACCAAGATGTGGACAGGTTCTTTCCCCTATATATTTTGGTCGGAAATACAGTGAGTGTAGCCTTAATCCTGCTACTGAAGATCTATTAACTTGCAACTTTGCCACTGCTGAGAGAGGTTCAAAGTCAAACTATGTTCATGCCAAAGAAGTCGAGGACTTGAAAGCTCAG GTTGAGGTTCTTCAAAAGCTATGCCATACTAGACAGCGAAAAATTGAGGAATGTCAAGGTAAAATTGAGGAGACTTGGTCAATAGCAAAGGAGGAAGCTGCGAAGTCAAAAGCAGCCAAGGAAGTTATAATTGCTTTAACCTCAAGG CTTCATATGATGTCAGAGAAGCTTTGTGCTGGAAGAGAACCCAAAGATCAATCTTGTGCAAATATGTCCCAAATAATTCCGACATGTGCAGAGACCCCCACCGTAAAGGAGGTCCACCCTATGTTTGTTGTTACAAATGTGAATCCTGCAATCCGAAGACTAGAAGAAAGAACTGTTGATAGCTCATGTAACAGTCCGCTATTGTTTTCTAGTAAGATAAGAGCCTTGTCCAGTAGAGAATCCAACAGTAGTGAGGGTAGATCAGCTGAAGAATCATGTGGAATGAGAATAAACTCCAAACAAAATGAGATTAAACCAAAGGTTGATTGGGTCGAACAGTATCAACCTGGTGTGTATATCACATTTACGATTTTGCCGAGCGGGCAGAAAGGCCTTAAGCGAGTTAGATTCAG TAGGAGAAAGTTCACGGATAAAGAAGCAGCAACATGGTGGGACAAGAATCATCTAGAAGTTTACCAGAGTTATGGAATCGAAGAATATGTAGGCTCAAACCAAGACTAA